The Ictalurus furcatus strain D&B chromosome 12, Billie_1.0, whole genome shotgun sequence nucleotide sequence tatgtgtatgtatgtatgtatgtatgtatgtcacTTTGGCACATTTCCCCCCCAAATTATGGAATGTTGTAGTCTtaaagtttcattaaaaattaaCGAATGTAATTAAGTACAGTGTTTCTTATATTTATGCCAAATGAACTAAAAAATGTTCTAGAGGACAGCAGTATTTATGCTAACATTTTGTACAAGTTTTACTTTCATTATTAACACTCCAATTAAGTCACTTTGTATTAGTTGTTGTCATGTAGCATGTTACTGGGATGTTTTTCATTGGAAAGCACATTTATGTTTCCTTTGGTTCCTTCTTATTAAAGCACTGTAGTTTACATGTAGTTTAAACAgtcacttttctctctcttttgctctttttCTTCAGCCGAGTTCATCTGTTGTGCATACATCAAagtaagtgtgtgaggggaaaaaaaaagtgggcaCACAAAATTTCTCACACTGTTACTTTGTTGACTGCACAGCTAGACGAACTAGTCAGGATGAAGTTCCCACATATTCCATCAAACATAAAAAACGAGTAAGTACAGTCGTAATGTAATTTGCTTACGCAAAAGTTACATAATACTGATTCTGatgcatgtttttaaattacatttaatataatcTATAAACACAGtagtatttaaattttatttatttgtgtagcacttttaacaacagatattccctgctgaaaaaaccccaaaacaatacaaaccCTGATAgaatttgtattggttttaatggaagctgtaatggtccctgtgggtctctactggtaatttgttgccttctatcgGTGGCACGTTATGTCTAGTGGAGACCAGTAatgataatggttttaatgggtagctgatggtttgtaatggtatttgtagtggaagtCATTCAAATTTCcgtgatggtttctgttgtgttttttttttttggggggggggttgttcaGAAGgatgggcgcacggtggcttagtacgttagcacgttcgcctcacaccgccagggtcggggttcgattcccgtggctctgtgtgtgcggagtttgcatgttctccccgtgctgcggggggttctccggttttcctcccccagtccaaagacatgcatgataggctgattgggcgtgtctaaagtgtccgtagtgtgtgaatgagtgtgtgattgtgtgccctgcgatggactggcaccctgtccagggtgtaccctgccttgtgcccgatgctccctgggataggctccaggttccccgtgaccctgaaaaggagtaagcggttgaagatggatggatggatggtttgttCAGAAGGGTTGTCAAAGCTAGGGTATATAAATGTCTTCTTAAACGCTTATTAATTGGTTGACaatgtttgtattattattattatatatattttgttttgtagatgTCACCAAGTTAAAGGTGAATTAGCTGGGTCCTACACAGAAGGTATATAAAAGctctatatataaatgtgtgtgtgtgtgtatatataattaatgtgtgtgtgtgtgtgtgtgtatatatatatatatatatatatatatatatatataatataaaatatttttatatatatgagtaAGTACAGACGTAatgtaatatgtgtgtatatttcagAGTTGAAAACTCACTCGAGTCGCActtaaattgcaaaaaaaaaaaagacttgtgacttgacttggactcaaGAATAactgacttgagacttgacttggacttgaagacagagactcgtgaaaaacacaagtcatCTTGGTTTGGCGTTCCCAATTACGTTCTCTCTTTACTACCCCACATGATAGCATCATACACCgcatttttctattcattctacattcattcattccctatcagtatgtgctgcagcagcaaatatcacaacaaTTCATCTCTAAACCCACCAAGCcaacatttttatatacaccCATGACGCATATGAAGGCGCATGTTCATCACCCATTGGAgaagtgctgttatataaatgaacaacaaacaataacagtATAGCCAGGCCTTACCTTGTGATAATCTTCAtgttatttaatttgaaaagcaatcagTTAATCCAATGGATAGCTGTGGTGTTACACAGCTGCCAGGGGCTTGCTTGTCCATTTCAAGAAGTATGAACGTTTCCACGTCCTTTTCATATAAATATCCAAGTTGACCAAGTTAAATTGCATCTATACACAAGGATTTTGTTACTGTCGGTAAATACTTCTTAACATAGATATATATACTTCTACAGAATGTCTTGTTCATTTGTTCAAAATTGTCTAATAAAGCATACATGGTTTTACTTAAATCATTAATTGAATTTTTATACACAAACAACTattaatacatacatatgtatgtgtatgtatgtcaaattaatcctttttttttttttttacaattactaTGAACCTCAATATTCATATATTCTTGTATTAATAGACTTTCAAagtaacttttttgttttgtatttcatcataataaatatatttcactaaCTGCCATGTGGTAATTTGTGGGTTATTTTCTATATGCTAATTTGATGTAAGTTGTTGCATCAGTCAgactttcacacatttttcatttatcttACAGTTGCCAGCGTTGTAAAAAGGTACTCGGGTACACAGATTCCCCTCATAAAACCAAAGGGTtacagtgtgagagtgtgtgggcAGGATGGCACAGTCTACGCTGGGAATGAAGACCAGCTAGAAGCCTGGAAAGATTTCTACCTGCCAGAGAGAATGGAGATGGTGGTGATTGGTGTGATTGATGACTTCCCATGTGATGCATTTGGCCTACAGTTGGTTCTCTTGCTGTGTGAAGACAGGAACATCTATGCATATGAAGATGAAGTTCTGCACCTTGTAGCCAGGAGTGTAAAGGAGCTGTTTGAAACTGGCTTGGCTTTTCCCGGATTAGAATGCTACAAGCTAGGGGAATGTTTCGAGGACTATGTAAGTATTTAcagttttccatttaaaaattaGTGACCTGTATTGATGATGAACTTTTTCCATGTAGACACTAACTGTGGCTTGTTATGTTTTTCAGACAGAGGAAGAATACAATGAAATCATGGAATCTGATGACGTCAAGGAAATGAAAGAGGCACACGAAAAGTTCTGTGAGTCACTGGAGCTTGAACTTCTGGAATCTCTAAAGGAATTCAAAAGCAGTCAATTTAAGGTGAGTTTCAATGCGAGtgagaatggggggggggtccAGTTTCTTTCATCAGTGTAGTCCATTGCAGTGTCCATTGCAATTTCTGAGTAAGATTCAGAATTTCAAATGCACcttgttttgatttttatttttttcagggtGTGGAGGAAGGCATGGTCCAGCCCAAGAAGAATTCAGACACAGTAATAGAGTGTCGGGAGATTGTTGTTCGTAACCACATTGTTCCTTCATGCACAAAATTATTGATTGTTAAATAAAGAACGtacatatatgtacagtacTATGCAAATGTCAGAGACCACTATTTTGTTTTGAATCAAATGATGATGAGAAAGTGTACATTATTTTCAATCAAACAGCCATGCAGTACTTATTTATGCAGGTCAGTATTAAAGttcaatattacaaataaaatatttaaacacttcATACTGACATTTATGACCTTATTTTGGGATGatgggaaaaatgtatttaacagaAAACCACCTCATTATTCTCTGACACCAAATAATTATTCTAACGATAATTACTAAATGGCCATTTGATTCAAACAAAAGGGTGGTCTCTGACTtttgcactgtatgtatatgcCCAGtgcattgcataagtattcacccctacccttgaatttttttccccattttaacCTCTGGTTTTGtaaaacccctaaattagttgaatggagttCATGCTATTAAAGTGTCATGTGATTAAGTATACCTTTTCTGGAAGGCCCCAGAGTTTGctagagaacatacctaaacaaacagcatcatgaaaaccaaggagctatcaaaacaagtctggGAAATAGTTCTACAAATGtatcaatcagggtttggtGAGTTAACAAATATCCCAACTTGAGCacaattaaatccattattaagaAATAGACTTATTTAAGTATGTTCTCAAACAAAGTCTGGTCAAGTCTGGTGCCTTCCAGGAACGggtgtatttatactgagaCATTTTACTTGCACACAAGTGTactccattcaactaattatgcGACTTCTAATGACACCTCGTTTATGGATTTCATAGCAATGAGGTTGAATTCTTATTCAACTATTATATTGAGTATTGTAAGTATTAATTATTACAAACAATCAGAAACGTTTAAGGGGGGTGCATACTTAtgtcactgtctgtgtgtgtgtaatcttttacctctctttttcttttgtccaaaatgtatatatgatgTTTTATATACAGTTGATTGTTTATAGATCCCTGTGCAATCCATGTCCAGTTCACCCACAGGCCCatgtttgggaggtgggaggaaactgtagaacccagagaaaacccatgcagacaAAGGGAAATGATTTCTGcttattttcaaaaaattttaatttctcTTTCTGGGCATGTAATCCacactttcttttactttttaatgtatAGAGACATTTAATCTACAAGTATCCACACACAGGGGAAATTTTTGcttagttatttttattttatttttattttttgcttatttttatataatattacacacaaccccaatttcaaaaaagttgggaaggTGTgtaaaatgcaatgatttgcaaatctcataaacccatatgttattcacaatagaacacaaaaaacatatcaaatgtttaaactgagtaaatgtaccattttaagaaaaaaataaggtaattttgaatttgatggctgcaacacatctaaaaaaaaattgggatggggcagcaaaaggctggaaaagtgagtgttcctaaaaagaaacagctggaggttaattgacaacaggtcagtaacatgactgggtataaaaagagtatcttggagaggcagagtctttcagaagtaaagctgggCAGAGGTTCCTCAATCTGTGAAAAACCCATTCATGTTGCCATTTGGTACTGCAGTATGGGTATTGAaatcatacacactgtataattTGTATATCTTTGGTAAATGACTTTACATGATCTACCATATAGTGACTGACCCTGTATACACAAGATCCCTGAAACTGGGCAGTTAAAGACGGAGGGAGGAAATCAGGTAATGCAGAGTTTTGTGATTCTGTGCCTAATGTAGCATCATACTCTTGTTGCTGGCTGCAAGGAATGGAACCTGATGCCATATGCCGTTGTAGCCCATCTATCTCAGGGTTTGACAtgttgtacattctgagatgcttttctgctctgtagagactgttgtgatgtttaatgtgagcATTACCTGAAGCTGGTGAAGTGTGCAATCTGCAtgattgtactgtatgtgttgcGTTGCTGCTATATAATTGGCTGACTGGGATAattgagtgtgaatgagtgtttgtaataaagtggtcagtgagtggATGCAAAATCAGCATTaacaatatatttgtttatgccATTTTATATACTTTCTGCATTATGTTACCTATCAATGACTGCATAACTAAATGAAATACCAATGAAATACACTACAGATTTTACTAACAGATTTTACAAAcactatttttaattaattgtagGTATTCTGAAAGCACAATCTTTTGTGAGTCAGTTACAGTGATGgtttaataaagatttttattaGACTCTTATTAGAGGAGCCTGTTAAGTATCTGTCTAACAAGCATTTACTAATGGcaaaatatttactttgaaATGATTTAACAGATTTCCTTCAATATCAActaataaaatgatcaaaaagctTATATGTATGTGAAACAAGgacatttatttccattttcctGCCAATCCAGCACTTTCTGTGGTCAGTTGGAGGAATCTTtgtatcaaataaataaaataaacagtatgTCGATGTACTACACTATTATTTCCAAATCTACACTGAGtttcctgtttatttgtttgtttgttttttactcacTGACTCACCTACTAATTTATTTAGCTCCCGCAAATAACCTACTTTGGAGAACCATAAAGGTTTAATGTTAGTCTTCTAATATTCCTAAGATTGCATGAAGAGGGAGGATACACTAATACAAATGTCGAAACCAACActagaaaaataaatgagtaagAGCTACAGGTATAGTAACAACAATGGCAAAGTATTAGTAATGGTTACAACAATAAGCAGTTCTTTAGCAGTTGTACAAGGAAATGAAACACTTCCTGGAAAATGAAACATAAAGGTGAGTGTCATGGGTGTGGTGCACATACTGAACTATCTGTCCGACTGCTCAAACACGGTGATCGTCGCTCTAGAAGGTTTTCTCGAATTTGTTTGTTGAACCATGGAAACCGGAACGATCAGTGTATCGGtaaatgtcttttatttttcctttttttctttaaaaaaatgtacatcgAATGAGTTAAAGCAAATGAAATTACTGCTCTTATATATGTAAAACCTACTAATTTGGAAtttcatgggtttttttttttaaatataagaaCACACAAAAGAAAGCTTTCAAAAAGAGGTAAGTAAATGAGTTTTGTAGAAATATGATCCTGCTAACcaaatgtaaaatgaatcaCTCTGCTCAGCCATGTTGCCTCTAACTTTAACTACACTCCTAATACAGACTTTAAAAGAACTGAGTTATTGGACTATTCAGTGTGTGATTTGCAGTACATTTTGGATTTGCCAAATTACTGACATCTGTTATCTCTGAAAACATTTTAGGATTGTTTAGTATAGCATGTtatcactgtaaataaaaaattaactaaCTTTAGGTTTTTAACTACATATTTGACTTATTCTTCTTTCAGGAAATGTAGTAAAGATTTCATTCAACAAGAAATCAAAAAGATTGAACACTTAAGATCAGCCGGTTTATTATTAATCAGTTGCTTACTGGTcaagttaataaaaaacaaaaaactggaCAATCTCTTTGTTCACATTGATGAGgtaggtgggtgtgtgtatatatgtactatatatatatatatataaattctaaaatatatgtaaaattcTATTTGATCTCTTCagtctaatattaatatatttgcaATATATTTGTTTGTCTTAGATGCTTCATAGCATTTTCTTCCTCGGGTACATTTATAACCCCAAGTTGACTCCCAGTGAGTTCTTCAGAAAATCTACAATAGATAAATTGAAGGAATTGTTTCCTGAGTCATCACAAAATCTTACACTTGAATTGAAGGATGAATTGATGGAATTGTTTCCTGAGCCATTTGAGAAGTACAAAAGTCATCTGCCAACTCGCACTCCCTTTTCCATTCTGCTACACATGGTGAGTCAAAAGTGCGATGATCTTCCAAACAAGTATCATgtgtcaaaagaaaaataaaaggtcAGCACTATCTTTGAGGCTGGCATGTGTTAAATAGAATTTAAACTGAAGATTTCCATTCCTTTTATTTGTATGTAAATTGACCCCTTTGTAtgaattaaaatagaaaaattaCAATCATGGTGAATGCTGTAAAACATTCATTGTTTCGTTTCAATTTACATTCTGAAATCAACATGAAGTATTGCACAAACATTATAGATATCtataaaactacatttaaaatgggaaaactgcatttttgATGAGAATAAAAAATTGCTAGAAAACAACGTTCATTTGCTACCTCAAGTCCCCCAGAAAAGCTTGCAATAGTATTTTATCGGAATTATCAGGCACAGGAGCAGATGCAGTTGTAAAATTGTTCTTTTATTGAAAAAGTAGATTAAGTTCAGAAAAACAGAATGGGGCAGACAACGCTAGACTCACAAAGACAGGATCAAAGAGCTGGAGTGTGACAACTGGGAGCTGTAGTCTGAAGCGGctatgtttgtaggctgcactGCAGATTGGGAAGTggaagtctacacacccctttGGCCAAGTCAGTACGCAGACCTAAATTCTatcaaaaacctgtggaatgacttgaagagagtcgtgcacaggagatcccctcACAGTTGGATAGATCTGGGTGTCTTTCAAGGaggagtggaataaaattgaaaaatcaTAATGTGCTAAGTttggtagactcttacccaaaaagactgagtgctgtagtacaagcaaaaggtgctttaacaaagaATTAGTTAAAGGGTGTACATATTTGTGGAACCAAACCCCCCCACACAAGGTAGCaatgtaaattttaaattgtATCACACCCTAAATATTCACTTTTAATCATATTATTCAATGCTGCTGTTGTTCTatgttttaacattttcatttgattactttgttgttgtttccatttatatttagatgGAGATACTTTATGGCactgaagacaaaataaaagaaaatcttcAGCTTCTCCTTaaagaactcaaattcccataCCCCCTTCACAAGTCAGGCGATGAACATCAGTATTATTACACACTGGAGGCGACAgtaatctgtgtgtgttattcagAAACTGATTCACAAAAGAAGTACTACGGGGCATCTCTTTCCTGTAGAATAGGAAAGGCAAAGAGAATTTTGATCGATCTGTCTTGTCTTAAAACATGGCATGAGTTTGTATCTCATGCAGTCATGTCATTTACTTCAGGAGGTCGGTGCAATGGCATTACATTCCCTGAGTCAGTGAAATGTCAGGCGTACATTAGAGACtggaatgaaaatgtttatagaAAAAGACGTCCATGTTTAAACTGTGCACAACTGTTTAATCTACAAGATGCAGACTTGGGTAGCGTGAATCATCCCTATGGGAACTGTGCTGAGACAGAGTGCTTGAGCAAACTACTTTGCGATAATAAAGACATACGAGAGAACACACTGATGGAAAATCATACAGAGGAAAACTTGGAGACTCTCAGACGTTCAACAAAAGCACGCGTGCTAAATGATCTTGCTGAGGTTGGCATTCAAATGAATAATGAGAATTTTCTCTTCTACAGCCCAATGCCAATGCCACCTTTCTAAGTATACTATACTGTTGTGTgaaaaatcagcagtttctaaaaataataatagtaataatagcccatggtcaaagtcacttgaATCATAATTTTACTCCAGTCTGATGTATGACGTggacattaactgaagctcttaacctgtatttgcatgattgtATGTATTTCTCTGCTGCcagatgattggctgactggataattgcatgactGAGCTTGTatacaggtgtttctattaaagtgaccagtgagtgtatataataattatgCATATTTGTCCAATTGTCTTTCtaattgttaatgtaaatgtcttGTCTTAATTAAACACATGCTTTCTTTCTGTGCCATAgcaatgtccatccatccatctatccatcttcaactgcttactccttttcagggtcgcgggggaacctggagcctatcccagggagcacagCAATGTATTTTTGAATGTACTTCAAACACCCTATTCATTTGTGACATACAGTGGtatgcaaaagtattcaacacCCCTGGAATTGATCAGATTTCTCTGAAAAACAAATGATAAATACACATAGTTTTCATTTTAGTATGTTTATTGCAAGTCCATGTTCTCTTGCAGTGAATTTTCAAAGTTAAAATGAATTATTGATCAGCAAATATTTCAAAGAAGTTCAAAAATTGACAAATGCTTCTTACAGAAGTATTCAACCACTCAGGTTCTGGAAGCACCAGATGAAAGATATTGTCTTAACAAGGACACAATTGACTTTGTGTCTTTACCTAGAATTTGTCTTCACCTGTTAAATATTGAAACAGTTCTAATTTTCTGAACTTCAGTTGAACCATCATTGAAGAGAGTCTGTCTGCCAGAAAGGAGTGAAAATGAATTTAGAATTTAGCTTTTAAGAATTTAGGAATAGGGTATGAAATTATATCTAagaggaatcttttaggattctcaaaatttgtctcggACAGGCTTTAAGCACATTTGGCTCGGTTGTGAGGAAGTTGAAACTGCTTCACACCACACTAGCTGTACCTCGACAAAGCCATCCCTCAAAAACTCTGCTTCCATCAGCTCAGATATTATGTTAAAAACTcctcctttattttattttatattccttcattcatcttcactaactgttttatcctggtcagggttgcactGGATCCAGAGCAATCCCAGCAATACTGGATGCAAGGTGAGACTATTCATCCAGGCCGGTCAATCACAAGGCACCAtgcgtacacacattcacacatatgGGAAAGTTAGTTTAGCCAAACCATGTTTTGGACAGTAGAaggaaacccatgtgaacagagggagaacattcaaaactCTACAAGGACAGTAACTGAATGTCTTCTTGCTAGGTGGGGATGTAGTTACAGTAATGTTCCATGttttaacataattttttaacatgtttttcatttgattactttgttgttgatgtttccTTTTATATTTAGATGGAGATACTTCATTGCACtgaagagaaaataataaatgagtttCAGCTTCTGTTGAAGAAACTCTGATTCCCAAACCCTCTTCACAAACCAGGCAGCAAATACGAGCAGTATTACACACTAGAGTCAACAgtaatctgtgtgtgttattcagATTCTGATTCACAGAAGTACTACGGGGCATCTCTTTCCTACGGAGCCCCTAAAGGCAAAggatggtgaaaaaaaatgtaatgggAGAAAAATTTTTTCAAAGCTTTTGTGTTCCCTCGCAAAACCTGTTATGAGTTCAGTCAAACACTTCTGTTTATTTTCCCGCTGGTAGTAGTTCAGACAGCTCCGTAGGTTCACAATGGAACGGTTCATGgagttttattttgaacttGGACTCAAATACAAAGAAATGCGGTCTGTGCTTAGTTCGAGGCATGGTTTTGACGTAAGTGAAAGACACCTGAAAAGAATATTACGCGAAAGAGGATTGTCTCGACGAAAAAATTACTCGAGCTTAGTGGACCTTGTTGATTTGATGTGTAATCAGCTGCAGTCCTCTGGGCAACTTCATGGGTACCGATGGATGTATGCCAAATGCAGAGAGAAGGGTCTGCGTGTGAGAAAAGAGGATGTGCGCTTGGTGCTGAAGGAACTGGACCTTACAGGAGTTACAGTGAGGAGAGCCAGACGTCTCAGATGGTGCAACTACAGTACTTTGCTAAGGGTCCCAACTTTATTTGGCATTTGGACTTATACGATAAGTTAAAACCATATGGCATTTGTATTAAGGGTTGCATTGACGGCTTTTCAAGGAAGATTATCTGGCTTAATGCATACAC carries:
- the LOC128615498 gene encoding uncharacterized protein LOC128615498, whose protein sequence is METGTISVSNTQKKAFKKRKCSKDFIQQEIKKIEHLRSAGLLLISCLLVKLIKNKKLDNLFVHIDEMLHSIFFLGYIYNPKLTPSEFFRKSTIDKLKELFPESSQNLTLELKDELMELFPEPFEKYKSHLPTRTPFSILLHMMEILYGTEDKIKENLQLLLKELKFPYPLHKSGDEHQYYYTLEATVICVCYSETDSQKKYYGASLSCRIGKAKRILIDLSCLKTWHEFVSHAVMSFTSGGRCNGITFPESVKCQAYIRDWNENVYRKRRPCLNCAQLFNLQDADLGSVNHPYGNCAETECLSKLLCDNKDIRENTLMENHTEENLETLRRSTKARVLNDLAEVGIQMNNENFLFYSPMPMPPF
- the LOC128615502 gene encoding uncharacterized protein LOC128615502, producing MKFPHIPSNIKNECHQVKGELAGSYTEVASVVKRYSGTQIPLIKPKGYSVRVCGQDGTVYAGNEDQLEAWKDFYLPERMEMVVIGVIDDFPCDAFGLQLVLLLCEDRNIYAYEDEVLHLVARSVKELFETGLAFPGLECYKLGECFEDYTEEEYNEIMESDDVKEMKEAHEKFCESLELELLESLKEFKSSQFKGVEEGMVQPKKNSDTVIECREIVVRNHIVPSCTKLLIVK